One region of Brachyhypopomus gauderio isolate BG-103 chromosome 9, BGAUD_0.2, whole genome shotgun sequence genomic DNA includes:
- the LOC143522452 gene encoding trace amine-associated receptor 8a-like, giving the protein MNLTEMNHSSACHGFSCTERSVSTAVYVLLYVSAAAVVLLTVCGNLLIIISVCHFKKLHTPTNMLILSLAVSDFFVGGLVIPVSLIWMIESCWIFSSIYCLFYILISYFLTTTSIFNVALIAVDRYFALSKPFLYNSTVSLSTMCIVVMCNWFALLLYNIALQYFNGHFTSLVMCPGDCFLVLDEVWSLVDLLLTFVFPLAVIIILYVQIFFIAKKHAIAIRTQTSKNMSDSMKSERKAAKVLGILVSVFVACLMPYFVYSILGNVVKIEVESFQKVLMMVYLNSTMNPVIYALFYPWFRRCVELILTLKIFSTDSAFINVL; this is encoded by the coding sequence ATGAATCTTACGGAGATGAACCATTCCAGTGCCTGCCATGGGTTTTCCTGTACAGAGAGATCTGTATCTACTGCAGTATATGTGTTATTGTATGTGTCTGCAGCAGCTGTTGTTCTGCTAACAGTATGTGGGAATCTGCTCATCATCATCTCTGTGTGTCACTTCAAGAAGCTCCATACACCGACAAACATGCTCATCCTCTCTCTGGCTGTGTCAGACTTTTTTGTTGGAGGGCTTGTGATCCCTGTATCATTAATTTGGATGATCGAGTCATGTTGGATTTTTAGTTCAATTTActgtttattttatattttaatatccTATTTTCTCACAACCACATCAATATTTAATGTTGCACTCATTGCTGTTGATCGGTATTTTGCTCTCTCTAAGCCATTTCTGTACAATAGTACAGTCTCTCTCAGCACAATGTGTATTGTAGTAATGTGTAACTGGTTTGCATTGCTTCTTTATAATATTGCACTTCAGTACTTTAATGGACACTTCACAAGTCTGGTAATGTGTCCTGGAGACTGCTTCTTGGTTTTGGATGAGGTCTGGTCTCTAGTTGATCTTCTTTTGACTTTTGTTTTTCCACTTGCTGTAATAATTATTTTGTATgttcaaattttttttattgccaAGAAACATGCCATTGCTATTAGGACTCAGACCTCAAAAAACATGTCAGATTCAATGAAATCTGAGAGAAAGGCAGCAAAAGTGCTTGGCATattagtgtctgtgtttgtggcctgTTTAATGCCATACTTTGTTTACAGCATATTAGGAAATGTTGTAAAAATAGAAGTAGAATCATTTCAGAAAGTTCTGATGATGGTTTATCTTAATTCTACCATGAACCCAGTTATTTATGCATTATTCTACCCATGGTTTAGGAGGTGTGTTGAGCTAATTTTAACTCTTAAAATATTTAGCACTGATTCTGCATTTATTAATGTTCTTTGA